A genome region from Neisseria meningitidis includes the following:
- a CDS encoding IgG-binding virulence factor TspB family protein: MMYSFEANANAVKISETVSVDTGQGAKIHKFVPKNSKTYSSDLIKTVDLTHIPTGAKARINAKITASVSRAGVLAGVGKLARLGAKFSTRAVPYVGTALLAHDVYETFKEDIQARGYQYDPETDKFAKVSG; encoded by the coding sequence ATGATGTATTCGTTTGAAGCGAATGCAAATGCAGTAAAAATATCTGAAACTGTTTCAGTTGATACCGGACAAGGTGCGAAAATTCATAAGTTTGTACCTAAAAATAGTAAAACTTATTCATCTGATTTAATAAAAACGGTAGATTTAACACACATCCCTACGGGCGCAAAAGCCCGAATCAACGCCAAAATAACCGCCAGCGTATCCCGCGCCGGCGTATTGGCGGGGGTCGGCAAACTTGCCCGCTTAGGCGCGAAATTCAGCACAAGGGCGGTTCCCTATGTCGGAACAGCCCTTTTAGCCCACGACGTATACGAAACTTTCAAAGAAGACATACAGGCACGAGGCTACCAATACGACCCCGAAACCGACAAATTTGCAAAGGTCTCAGGCTAA
- a CDS encoding DUF1132 family protein, producing MNKPFITQAQLALYKYQPSSKYFGQSMAVIAQSEFVEFAKINKSENVIDCFSFFWNRRIKHDIWLISFSDNSEMVIKESLKDGHKIYKFEFCEIVDNCNFDDVFV from the coding sequence ATGAACAAGCCGTTTATCACTCAGGCGCAGTTGGCACTTTATAAATATCAGCCGTCCAGCAAGTATTTTGGGCAATCGATGGCGGTTATAGCGCAATCTGAATTTGTTGAATTTGCGAAGATTAATAAGTCTGAAAATGTTATTGATTGTTTCTCTTTTTTCTGGAATAGAAGAATTAAACATGATATTTGGCTAATCTCATTTTCTGATAATTCAGAAATGGTAATTAAAGAATCTCTGAAAGATGGTCATAAAATATACAAATTTGAATTTTGCGAAATTGTCGATAATTGCAATTTTGATGATGTATTCGTTTGA
- a CDS encoding major capsid protein, translating to MKFINTCRKYGAKLAVVTAAPLALAAHANATLPDTAKNALEAAKADGMEAGWIVVGVFAALFVFSIVKRVMK from the coding sequence ATGAAATTTATTAACACCTGCCGTAAATACGGCGCAAAACTGGCTGTTGTAACAGCTGCTCCCCTGGCTTTGGCCGCACATGCAAATGCAACGTTGCCCGATACAGCAAAAAACGCTTTGGAAGCCGCAAAAGCGGACGGTATGGAAGCCGGTTGGATTGTAGTGGGCGTTTTCGCCGCGCTTTTTGTCTTTTCCATCGTTAAGAGAGTGATGAAGTAA
- a CDS encoding replication initiation factor domain-containing protein produces the protein MEDKQGMTKAVAGVMTDAPADGRKPATASNLPPLSNRGGTETETAGRVQEVFECYETYITDGKGNLLGVPLRRGVSDSAFIDQISFSFHEKPFFDKYGVRVSLLEDEDFIRAASMLAEEVFGFGIYKESKGSGGRFYERCWLMGSEDVLYGRVHFGGQNNTILFELTGTGCGVAKEGWESRLFAFLTNAIRPKITRVDIAKDFFNGEYSPNQAREDRNKGMFTCHHVKPKGECLGSDWEEDDEAKMTKGKTYGIGSRESSKYVRVYEKGKQLGDKTSTWTRFEIEFKAKDIVIPFEVLQNPGEYFGGAYPICERFVQKATRIHAVKEDKVISADRYLEWVKKQFGRAANGLKFIFPELDKAKLFELIEPSHHKLPKSLAPEAYDCAFLKAQAIHEQPAFKPYKDPYYMYEYYENLEKQLEQQKHVNNEESYNNFIYDKFARLPISWA, from the coding sequence ATGGAAGATAAGCAAGGGATGACAAAGGCGGTTGCCGGCGTGATGACGGACGCGCCAGCGGACGGCAGGAAGCCGGCAACCGCTTCAAACCTTCCCCCCTTATCTAACAGGGGGGGTACAGAAACCGAAACGGCAGGCAGGGTTCAGGAAGTCTTCGAATGTTACGAAACGTACATAACGGACGGCAAAGGAAACCTGTTAGGCGTTCCTCTTCGGCGCGGTGTATCAGATTCGGCTTTCATTGATCAAATTAGCTTTTCATTTCATGAAAAACCCTTTTTCGATAAATACGGCGTTCGTGTAAGTCTTTTGGAAGACGAAGATTTTATTCGCGCCGCGTCCATGCTCGCCGAAGAAGTTTTCGGTTTCGGTATCTACAAAGAGTCCAAAGGTTCGGGCGGGCGTTTTTATGAGCGCTGTTGGTTGATGGGTTCGGAAGACGTCCTATACGGTCGCGTCCATTTTGGCGGACAAAACAATACCATTCTTTTCGAACTGACCGGCACCGGTTGCGGCGTCGCAAAAGAAGGCTGGGAATCACGACTTTTCGCATTCCTGACTAATGCAATCCGCCCAAAAATAACACGCGTTGATATCGCAAAAGACTTTTTCAACGGCGAATACAGCCCGAACCAAGCCCGTGAAGACCGAAATAAAGGTATGTTTACCTGTCATCACGTCAAACCAAAAGGCGAATGTTTGGGGTCAGATTGGGAAGAAGACGATGAAGCCAAAATGACCAAAGGCAAGACCTATGGTATCGGCTCCCGTGAATCGTCCAAATATGTCCGCGTCTATGAAAAAGGCAAGCAGTTGGGCGATAAAACAAGCACATGGACGCGATTTGAAATTGAATTCAAAGCAAAAGATATCGTTATCCCTTTCGAAGTTTTGCAGAATCCGGGCGAATATTTCGGCGGCGCATATCCGATTTGCGAACGATTCGTCCAAAAGGCAACGCGCATACACGCGGTTAAGGAAGATAAGGTCATTTCAGCCGACCGCTACCTTGAATGGGTAAAAAAACAGTTTGGACGTGCGGCAAACGGTCTGAAATTCATTTTTCCCGAATTGGACAAAGCCAAACTGTTTGAACTGATTGAGCCGAGTCATCACAAGCTGCCCAAGTCTTTGGCTCCCGAAGCCTACGACTGCGCCTTTTTGAAAGCTCAAGCCATTCATGAACAGCCCGCATTCAAACCGTACAAAGACCCTTACTATATGTACGAATATTACGAGAATCTTGAAAAACAGCTTGAACAGCAAAAACACGTCAACAATGAAGAAAGCTATAACAACTTCATTTACGACAAATTCGCAAGACTACCGATTTCATGGGCTTAA
- the trpD gene encoding anthranilate phosphoribosyltransferase, whose product MITPQQAIERLISNNELFYDEMTDLMRQMMSGKVPPEQIAAILTGLRIKVETVSEITAAAAVMREFATKVPLENAEGLVDIVGTGGDGAKTFNISTTSMFVAAAAGAKVAKHGGRSVSSSSGAADVMEQMGANLNLTPEQIAQSISQTGIGFMFAPNHHSAMRYVAPVRRSLGFRSIFNILGPLTNPAGAPNQLLGVFHTDLCGILSRVLQQLGSKHVLVVCGEGGLDEITLTGKTRVAELKDGKISEYDIRPEDFGIETRRNLDEIKVANTQESLLKMNEVLEGREGAARDIVLLNTAAALYAGNVAASLSDGISAAREAIDSGRAKSKKEEFVGFQPQQRCHFLGRMELG is encoded by the coding sequence ATGATTACACCGCAACAGGCTATCGAACGATTAATCAGCAATAATGAGTTGTTTTACGATGAAATGACCGACTTGATGCGCCAAATGATGAGCGGAAAAGTGCCGCCCGAACAAATTGCGGCGATTTTGACAGGATTGCGTATCAAGGTTGAAACCGTTTCCGAAATTACCGCAGCTGCAGCCGTCATGCGCGAGTTTGCGACAAAAGTGCCGCTGGAGAATGCAGAGGGGCTGGTCGATATCGTCGGTACGGGCGGGGATGGTGCCAAAACCTTCAATATTTCGACGACTTCGATGTTTGTTGCCGCAGCGGCAGGCGCGAAGGTTGCCAAACACGGAGGCCGGTCGGTCTCTTCCTCCAGCGGTGCGGCTGACGTGATGGAGCAAATGGGCGCAAACCTCAACCTGACTCCCGAACAGATTGCCCAAAGTATCAGCCAGACCGGTATAGGGTTTATGTTCGCACCCAATCACCACAGCGCTATGCGCTATGTCGCCCCGGTGCGCCGTTCGCTCGGTTTCCGAAGTATTTTCAACATATTGGGTCCGTTAACGAATCCTGCGGGCGCGCCGAACCAGCTTTTGGGCGTGTTCCACACCGATTTGTGCGGCATCCTTTCCAGAGTATTGCAACAGCTCGGCTCCAAGCATGTTTTGGTTGTTTGCGGGGAGGGCGGTTTGGATGAAATTACACTGACGGGCAAAACACGCGTTGCCGAGCTCAAAGACGGAAAAATCAGCGAATACGACATCCGCCCAGAAGATTTCGGTATCGAAACCCGCCGCAATTTGGATGAAATCAAAGTTGCCAATACTCAGGAATCTTTGTTGAAAATGAATGAGGTGCTGGAAGGAAGAGAAGGGGCTGCGCGCGATATCGTATTGCTCAACACCGCCGCCGCCCTGTATGCCGGAAATGTCGCTGCTTCGCTTTCAGACGGCATATCTGCCGCACGGGAAGCCATCGATTCAGGCAGGGCCAAATCGAAAAAAGAGGAGTTTGTCGGTTTTCAACCACAACAAAGATGCCATTTTCTTGGAAGGATGGAGCTTGGGTGA
- a CDS encoding aminodeoxychorismate/anthranilate synthase component II, translating into MLLFIDNYDSFTYNIVQYFAELGQEVAVRRNDDITLEEIEALNPQYLVIGPGPCSPKEAGISVAAMRHFAGRLPIMGVCLGHQTIGEAFGGRIVRAKTLMHGKVSPVSHSGKGMFKGLPNPVTCTRYHSLVIDRNTMPECLEVTAWTEDGEIMGVRHKEYAVEGVQFHPEALLTEHGHDMLNNFLVEFQNFKPQKI; encoded by the coding sequence ATGCTTTTGTTTATCGACAATTACGACAGTTTTACTTACAACATCGTCCAGTATTTCGCTGAATTGGGGCAGGAAGTCGCCGTGCGCCGCAACGATGATATTACGTTGGAAGAAATCGAGGCATTGAATCCGCAATATCTCGTTATCGGACCCGGCCCGTGTTCGCCCAAAGAAGCGGGGATTTCCGTGGCGGCGATGCGCCATTTTGCCGGCCGGCTGCCGATTATGGGCGTGTGCCTCGGGCATCAGACGATAGGCGAGGCGTTCGGCGGCAGGATAGTCCGCGCCAAAACGCTGATGCACGGTAAGGTGTCGCCCGTGTCCCATTCGGGCAAGGGTATGTTTAAGGGTTTGCCCAATCCGGTTACCTGTACGCGTTATCACAGCCTCGTTATCGATCGGAATACGATGCCCGAATGTTTGGAAGTAACGGCTTGGACTGAGGACGGCGAGATTATGGGTGTGCGCCATAAGGAATATGCCGTCGAGGGGGTACAATTCCACCCTGAAGCTCTGCTGACCGAACACGGACATGATATGTTAAACAATTTTTTAGTTGAATTTCAAAACTTCAAACCGCAAAAAATCTGA
- the znuD gene encoding TonB-dependent zinc receptor ZnuD, whose protein sequence is MAQTTLKPIVLSILLINTPLLAQAHETEQSVGLETVTVVGKSRPRATSGLLHTSTASDKIISGDTLRQKAVNLGDALDGVPGIHASQYGGGASAPVIRGQTGRRIKVLNHHGETGDMADFSPDHAIMVDTALSQQVEILRGPVTLLYSSGNVAGLVDVADGKIPEKMPENGVSGELGLRLSSGNLEKLTSGGINIGLGKNFVLHTEGLYRKSGDYAVPRYRNLKRLPDSHADSQTGSIGLSWVGEKGFIGVAYSDRRDQYGLPAHSHEYDDCHADIIWQKSLINKRYLQLYPHLLTEEDVDYDNPGLSCGFHDDDDAHAHTHNGRPWIDLRNKRYELRAEWKQPLPGFEALRVHLNRNDYHHDEKAGDAVENFFNNQTQNARIELRHQPIGRLKGSWGVQYLQQKSSALSATSEAVKQPMLLDNKVQHYSFFGVEQANWDNFTLEGGVRVEKQKASIQYDKALIDRENYYNQPLPDLGAHRQTARSFALSGNWYFTPQHKLSLTASHQERLPSTQELYAHGKHVATNTFEVGNKHLNKERSNNIELALGYEGDRWQYNLALYRNRFGNYIYAQTLNDGRGPKSIEDDSEMKLVRYNQSGADFYGAEGEIYFKPTLRYRIGVSGDYVRGRLKNLPSLPGREDAYGNRPFIAQDDQNAPRVPAARLGVHLKASLTDRIDANLDYYRVFAQNKLARYETRTPGHHMLNVGANYRRNTRYGEWNWYVKADNLLNQSVYAHSSFLSDTPQMGRSFTGGVNVKF, encoded by the coding sequence ATGGCACAAACTACACTCAAACCCATTGTTTTATCAATTCTTTTAATCAACACACCCCTCCTCGCCCAAGCGCATGAAACTGAGCAATCGGTGGGCTTGGAAACGGTTACCGTCGTCGGCAAAAGCCGTCCGCGCGCCACATCCGGGCTGCTGCACACTTCGACCGCCTCCGACAAAATCATCAGCGGCGACACCTTGCGACAAAAAGCCGTCAACTTGGGCGATGCTTTGGACGGCGTGCCGGGCATTCACGCCTCGCAATACGGCGGCGGCGCGTCCGCTCCCGTTATTCGCGGTCAAACAGGCAGGCGGATTAAAGTGTTGAACCATCACGGCGAAACAGGCGATATGGCGGATTTTTCGCCCGATCACGCCATTATGGTAGATACCGCCTTGTCGCAACAGGTCGAAATCCTGCGCGGGCCGGTTACGCTCTTGTACAGCTCGGGCAATGTGGCGGGGCTGGTCGATGTTGCCGATGGCAAAATCCCCGAAAAAATGCCTGAAAACGGCGTATCGGGCGAACTCGGATTGCGTTTGAGCAGCGGCAATCTGGAAAAACTCACGTCCGGCGGCATCAATATCGGTTTGGGCAAAAACTTTGTATTGCACACGGAAGGGCTGTACCGCAAATCGGGGGATTACGCCGTACCGCGTTACCGCAATCTGAAACGCCTGCCCGACAGCCACGCCGATTCGCAAACGGGCAGCATCGGGCTGTCTTGGGTTGGCGAAAAAGGTTTTATCGGCGTAGCGTACAGCGACCGTCGCGACCAATATGGTCTGCCTGCCCACAGCCACGAATACGATGATTGCCACGCCGACATCATCTGGCAAAAGAGCTTGATTAACAAACGCTATTTACAGCTTTATCCGCACTTGTTGACCGAAGAAGACGTTGATTACGACAATCCGGGCTTGAGCTGCGGCTTCCACGACGACGATGATGCACACGCACACACCCACAACGGCAGACCGTGGATAGACCTGCGCAACAAACGCTACGAACTCCGCGCCGAATGGAAGCAGCCGCTCCCCGGTTTTGAAGCCCTGCGCGTACATCTGAACCGCAACGACTACCACCACGACGAAAAAGCAGGCGATGCAGTAGAAAACTTTTTTAACAACCAAACGCAAAACGCCCGTATCGAGTTGCGCCACCAACCTATAGGCCGTCTGAAAGGCAGTTGGGGCGTGCAATATTTACAACAAAAATCCAGTGCTTTATCTGCCACATCCGAAGCGGTCAAACAACCGATGCTGCTTGACAATAAAGTGCAACATTACAGCTTTTTTGGTGTAGAACAGGCAAACTGGGACAACTTCACGCTTGAAGGCGGCGTACGCGTGGAAAAACAAAAAGCCTCCATCCAGTACGACAAAGCATTGATTGATCGGGAAAACTACTACAACCAGCCCCTGCCCGACCTCGGCGCACACCGCCAAACCGCCCGCTCGTTCGCACTTTCGGGCAACTGGTATTTCACGCCACAACACAAACTCAGCCTGACCGCCTCCCATCAGGAACGCCTGCCGTCAACGCAAGAGCTGTACGCACACGGCAAACACGTTGCCACCAACACTTTTGAAGTCGGCAACAAACACCTCAACAAAGAGCGTTCCAACAACATCGAACTCGCGCTGGGCTACGAAGGCGACCGCTGGCAATACAATCTGGCACTCTACCGCAACCGCTTCGGCAACTACATTTACGCCCAAACCTTAAACGACGGACGCGGCCCCAAATCCATCGAAGACGACAGCGAAATGAAGCTCGTGCGCTACAACCAATCCGGTGCCGACTTCTACGGCGCGGAAGGCGAAATCTACTTCAAACCGACACTGCGCTACCGCATCGGCGTTTCCGGCGACTATGTACGAGGCCGTCTGAAAAACCTGCCATCCCTACCCGGTAGGGAAGATGCCTACGGCAACCGTCCTTTCATCGCACAGGACGACCAAAACGCCCCTCGCGTTCCGGCTGCGCGCCTCGGCGTCCACCTGAAAGCCTCGCTGACCGACCGTATCGATGCCAACTTGGACTACTACCGCGTGTTCGCCCAAAACAAACTCGCCCGCTACGAAACGCGCACGCCCGGACACCATATGCTCAACGTCGGTGCAAACTACCGCCGCAATACGCGCTATGGCGAGTGGAATTGGTACGTCAAAGCCGACAACCTGCTCAACCAATCCGTTTACGCCCACAGCAGCTTCCTCTCTGATACGCCGCAAATGGGCCGCAGCTTTACCGGCGGCGTGAACGTGAAGTTTTAA
- a CDS encoding phosphatidylserine decarboxylase produces MNRLYPHPIIAREGWPIIGGGLALSLLVSMCCGWWSLPFWVFTVFALQFFRDPAREIPQNPEAVLSPVDGRIVVVERARDPYRDVDALKISIFMNVFNVHSQKSPADCTVTKVVYNKGKFVNADLDKASTENERNAVLATTASGREITFVQVAGLVARRILCYTQAGAKLSRGERYGFIRFGSRVDMYLPVDAQAQVAIGDKVNGVSTVLARLPLTAPQIESEPESEPALQTAPVETAANPSAEQRQIEAVAAKIQAAVQDVLKD; encoded by the coding sequence ATGAACCGTCTTTACCCCCACCCGATTATCGCCCGTGAGGGCTGGCCGATTATTGGCGGCGGTTTGGCTTTGAGCCTGCTGGTGTCGATGTGTTGCGGCTGGTGGTCTTTGCCGTTTTGGGTGTTTACCGTATTTGCCCTGCAGTTTTTCCGCGACCCTGCGCGTGAGATTCCGCAAAATCCTGAAGCAGTGTTGAGTCCGGTTGACGGCCGTATCGTGGTGGTCGAGCGCGCACGCGATCCGTATCGTGATGTCGATGCTTTGAAAATCAGTATTTTTATGAACGTGTTCAACGTGCATTCGCAAAAATCGCCTGCCGATTGTACGGTAACGAAAGTGGTCTATAACAAAGGCAAATTCGTGAATGCGGATTTGGACAAAGCCAGCACGGAAAACGAACGTAATGCGGTGTTGGCGACTACGGCTTCCGGTCGTGAAATTACTTTTGTTCAAGTGGCCGGTTTGGTGGCGCGCCGTATTTTGTGCTACACCCAAGCAGGTGCGAAACTGTCTCGCGGCGAACGCTATGGCTTTATCCGTTTTGGCTCGCGCGTGGATATGTATCTGCCTGTCGATGCGCAGGCGCAAGTGGCGATTGGCGATAAAGTAAACGGTGTCAGCACTGTATTGGCGCGTTTGCCGCTGACTGCGCCGCAAATCGAATCCGAGCCTGAATCTGAGCCTGCTTTACAAACTGCTCCGGTTGAAACAGCGGCAAACCCATCTGCCGAACAACGGCAAATCGAGGCAGTGGCGGCTAAGATTCAGGCGGCTGTGCAAGATGTGTTGAAAGATTAA
- the uvrA gene encoding excinuclease ABC subunit UvrA, which yields MCNHHPQHSHDNDTIRIRGARTHNLKNVDLDIPRHKLVVVTGLSGSGKSSLAFDTLYAEGQRRYVESLSAYARQFLQMMDKPDVDLIEGLSPAISIEQKSTSHNPRSTVGTVTEIHDYLRLLYARVGTPYCPEHNLPLSSQTVSQMVDAVLKLPEDTRVMILAPAVRERKGEFVDFFADLQAQGFARVRVDGEVYQLDEVPKLEKNIKHNIDVVIDRVKVKANIKQRLAESFETALRHGNERALAMEMDSGEEHWFSARFACPVCSYSLPELEPRLFSFNNPMGSCPTCDGLGNTNFFDSEKVVAHPELSLASGAIDGWDKRNQFYFQMIQSLARHYGFDVQAAWETLPAKIKKVVLHGSGKEVIDFTYLSERGTTFNRSHAFEGIIPNLERRYRETDSETVREKLREYQNHRACPSCGGARLRKEARYVYVSGEPLHEVSAWPLTKTHQFFETLDLDGNKKQIAEKILKEITERLGFLINVGLDYLNLSRSAETLSGGEAQRIRLASQIGSGLTGVMYVLDEPSIGLHQRDNDRLLATLKRLRDLGNSVIVVEHDEDAIREADFVVDMGPGAGEHGGNVLIADTPENVAKCENSVTGQYLSGKKSIAVPSERTPVNPGRMLVLKGARGNNLKNVTLELPLGLITCITGVSGSGKSTLINDTLAKITARELNRAQEEPAPYDDIRGLEHLDKVINVDQSPIGRTPRSNPATYTGLFTPIRELFAGVPLSRERGYNVGRFSFNVKGGRCEACQGDGVIKVEMHFLPDVYVPCEVCHGKRYNRETLEIQYKGKNISQVLDMAVEEAREFFDAVPTVSRKLQTLMDVGLGYIRLGQSATTLSGGEAQRVKLALELSKRDTGRTLYILDEPTTGLHFADIALLLEVIDRLKGKGNSIVIIEHNLDVIKTADWIVDLGPEGGDGGGRIIAVGTPEEVAEEKSSYTGKYLSMILKG from the coding sequence ATGTGCAACCATCATCCCCAACATTCGCACGACAACGACACCATCCGCATACGCGGCGCGCGCACGCATAATTTGAAAAACGTCGATTTGGACATTCCGCGCCACAAGCTCGTAGTGGTAACAGGCTTATCGGGCAGCGGCAAATCATCGCTGGCGTTCGACACGCTGTATGCCGAAGGACAGCGGCGTTATGTCGAGAGCCTGTCCGCCTATGCGCGGCAGTTTTTGCAGATGATGGACAAACCCGATGTCGATTTGATCGAGGGTCTGTCGCCCGCGATTTCCATCGAGCAGAAATCCACCAGCCACAATCCGCGTTCCACCGTCGGCACGGTTACGGAAATCCACGATTACCTGCGCCTTTTGTACGCACGCGTCGGCACGCCGTATTGCCCCGAACACAATCTGCCGCTATCCAGCCAAACCGTATCTCAGATGGTCGATGCCGTATTAAAACTGCCGGAAGACACGCGCGTGATGATTCTTGCGCCGGCAGTTCGTGAGCGTAAGGGCGAGTTTGTCGACTTCTTTGCTGACTTGCAGGCGCAAGGCTTTGCCCGTGTGCGCGTGGACGGCGAGGTCTATCAGCTTGACGAAGTGCCGAAGCTGGAAAAAAACATCAAACACAATATCGACGTGGTCATCGACCGCGTGAAAGTGAAGGCGAACATCAAGCAGCGGCTGGCGGAAAGTTTTGAAACCGCGCTGCGCCACGGCAACGAGCGCGCGCTGGCGATGGAAATGGACAGCGGCGAAGAGCATTGGTTTTCCGCGCGTTTCGCCTGCCCCGTATGTTCGTACAGCCTGCCCGAATTGGAGCCGCGCCTCTTTTCGTTCAACAACCCGATGGGCTCCTGCCCGACTTGCGACGGCTTGGGCAACACCAATTTCTTCGACTCCGAAAAAGTGGTCGCGCATCCCGAATTGTCGCTGGCTTCGGGCGCGATTGACGGCTGGGACAAGCGCAACCAGTTCTATTTCCAAATGATTCAGTCGCTGGCGCGGCATTACGGTTTCGACGTGCAGGCTGCTTGGGAAACCCTACCTGCAAAAATCAAAAAAGTCGTGTTGCACGGCTCGGGCAAGGAAGTCATTGATTTCACTTACCTGTCCGAACGCGGCACCACCTTCAACCGCAGCCACGCCTTCGAAGGCATCATCCCCAATCTCGAACGCCGCTACCGCGAAACCGACAGCGAAACCGTGCGCGAAAAACTGCGCGAATACCAAAACCACCGCGCCTGCCCGAGCTGCGGCGGCGCACGTTTGCGCAAAGAAGCCCGCTACGTTTACGTCAGCGGTGAGCCGTTGCACGAAGTTTCCGCCTGGCCGCTCACCAAAACCCACCAATTCTTTGAAACACTGGATTTAGACGGCAACAAAAAACAAATCGCCGAAAAAATCCTCAAAGAAATCACCGAACGCCTCGGCTTCCTGATTAACGTCGGGCTGGATTACCTGAATTTAAGCCGCTCCGCCGAAACCCTCTCCGGCGGCGAAGCCCAGCGCATCCGCCTCGCCAGCCAAATCGGCAGCGGCCTGACCGGCGTGATGTATGTACTGGACGAACCCTCCATCGGCCTGCACCAGCGTGACAATGACCGCCTGCTGGCCACCCTCAAACGACTGCGCGATTTGGGCAACAGCGTGATTGTGGTCGAACACGACGAAGACGCCATCCGCGAAGCCGATTTCGTGGTCGATATGGGCCCCGGCGCAGGCGAACACGGCGGCAACGTATTGATTGCCGACACGCCCGAAAACGTCGCCAAATGTGAAAACTCCGTTACCGGACAATACCTCAGCGGCAAAAAATCCATTGCCGTGCCGTCTGAACGCACGCCCGTCAATCCCGGCCGAATGCTCGTCCTCAAAGGCGCGCGCGGCAACAACCTCAAAAACGTTACCCTCGAACTGCCGCTCGGTTTAATTACCTGCATCACCGGCGTATCCGGCAGCGGCAAGTCCACCCTGATTAACGACACCCTCGCCAAAATCACCGCCCGCGAACTCAACCGCGCCCAAGAAGAACCCGCCCCATACGACGACATCCGCGGCCTCGAACACCTCGACAAAGTCATCAACGTCGACCAATCCCCCATCGGTCGCACCCCGCGCTCCAACCCCGCCACCTACACCGGCCTGTTCACCCCCATCCGCGAACTCTTCGCCGGCGTACCCCTCTCGCGCGAACGCGGCTACAACGTCGGCAGATTCTCCTTCAACGTCAAAGGCGGCCGCTGCGAAGCCTGCCAAGGCGACGGCGTGATTAAAGTCGAAATGCACTTCCTGCCCGACGTGTACGTCCCCTGCGAAGTCTGCCACGGCAAACGCTACAACCGCGAAACCCTCGAAATCCAATACAAAGGCAAAAACATCAGTCAAGTCCTCGACATGGCCGTCGAAGAAGCCCGCGAATTCTTCGACGCCGTCCCCACCGTATCGCGCAAACTGCAAACCTTGATGGACGTAGGCTTAGGCTACATCCGTCTCGGCCAATCCGCCACCACCCTCTCCGGCGGCGAAGCCCAGCGCGTCAAACTCGCCTTGGAACTCTCCAAACGCGACACCGGCAGAACGCTCTACATCCTCGACGAACCCACCACCGGCCTACACTTCGCCGACATCGCCCTGCTGCTGGAAGTCATAGACCGTCTGAAAGGCAAAGGCAACTCGATAGTGATTATCGAGCATAATCTGGATGTGATTAAAACCGCCGATTGGATTGTGGACTTAGGGCCAGAAGGCGGCGACGGCGGAGGGAGGATTATTGCGGTGGGGACGCCTGAAGAAGTGGCGGAAGAGAAAAGTAGTTATACTGGAAAGTATTTAAGTATGATTCTGAAAGGCTGA
- the yhdJ gene encoding adenine-specific DNA-methyltransferase, with the protein MKKFEIQFNKNSTVILGDCLEVLKTLPSSSVDLIFADPPYGIGKDFGNNKDFFADAYQYLDWCASWIDECMRVLKDNGTMYLMSSVQYMPILDRYVDEKYFIINRIVWSYDSSGVQAKNKFGSTYEPILMFTHHKNSKYTFNSEDILIEAKTGAERKLIDYRKTPPQPYNAKKIPSNVWEFNRVRYKMDEYENHPTQKPEKLLERIILASSNKGDTILDPFSGSFTTSSVAVRLKRKAIGIEINPDYFKIGIRRTHISNEYNGEFLTKNKMRKTSNKSKKDHSKT; encoded by the coding sequence ATGAAAAAATTTGAAATACAGTTTAATAAAAACTCTACTGTTATTCTTGGAGATTGTTTAGAAGTTCTAAAAACATTACCAAGTTCAAGTGTAGATTTAATTTTTGCAGATCCTCCTTACGGAATTGGTAAAGATTTTGGGAATAATAAAGACTTTTTTGCAGATGCTTATCAATATTTAGATTGGTGTGCCTCGTGGATTGATGAATGTATGAGAGTTTTAAAAGACAACGGCACAATGTATTTAATGAGTTCTGTACAATATATGCCTATTTTAGATAGGTATGTAGATGAAAAATATTTCATTATAAATAGAATTGTTTGGTCTTACGATTCATCAGGTGTTCAAGCTAAAAATAAATTTGGCTCTACCTACGAGCCAATTCTAATGTTTACACATCACAAAAACAGCAAATATACATTTAATTCCGAAGATATTTTAATAGAGGCAAAGACAGGAGCTGAAAGAAAACTGATAGATTATCGAAAAACTCCGCCGCAGCCCTATAATGCAAAAAAGATACCTAGTAATGTATGGGAATTTAATAGAGTTCGTTACAAAATGGATGAATACGAAAATCACCCTACACAAAAACCCGAGAAGTTATTAGAGAGAATTATTTTAGCTTCAAGCAATAAAGGGGATACCATATTAGATCCATTTAGCGGCTCATTTACTACTTCTTCTGTCGCAGTACGACTAAAAAGGAAGGCAATAGGTATAGAAATTAATCCAGATTATTTTAAGATTGGTATTAGAAGAACTCATATTTCTAATGAGTATAATGGGGAATTTTTAACTAAAAACAAGATGAGAAAAACTAGCAATAAATCAAAAAAAGATCATAGTAAAACTTAA